CGGTGGTGAGCGAGTTTGTGCGCAGCTCGCGGTCAAAGTTGATCTTGATGCTGCCGACGTTGGTGGCGCCGACGGGCACGTAGCTGAAGAAGCCGTAGCGCCAGCGCCCGAGCAGCACGACGCGCTCGTTGAGCGTGAAGAGCCCCGGCAGCGTGCGCTGCAAATACGGCGAGACCGAGTACAGTTCGCCGGCAaagtggcggcggcgctcgACGACCCAGTTAGTTGGCGAGTGGAAGCGGTGGTAGTCGCCCGGCGCGAGGTAGATGACGGCGTAGTAGAGCTTGGTGCGACGCTGCTCGGCCAGGAGAGACCACCACGGCTTCTCGCCTAGCTCTAAATCGGCGCGGACCTGGGAGACTGACGCCGGCGACGGCGTAACGGACTGGTCTTCGAGATCCTGGTCGGTCTTGTTGGATTTCGAGGACGGACCGGACAGTAGGTTAGGCAAGGTGTACGAGATGCCGTTGACGCGGGCAAACTCTTCGTCCTGCTTCACGATCTCGTCGTCCTGCGCCGGGTTCGGGGTGCTGGTGCCAGAGGATGCCAGGCTGCCGGGCCTGGAAGGTGTAGTCTCGCCGAGGAGCGCATCTATGCTGTACGTCATGCCCTTGACCTGTTCAATATCACCGCCTTCGATCTGGCCGTATTGCAGCACACGGCCGTCTGATGGCGAGAGAAGTGCAAGGGGGTTGGGGTCGAGGACACGGGCGCCAGGCTTAAGCGTCCGGTAAAAGAATGATGCTAGGTTGGGGAAGTTGTGGAGGTCTTGTTCTTCAATCTCATCTAGGCTGTTTGGAGGAGCCGGCTGTTAGTAAAGCCCCAGGTACGAATGCGAGGAGCTTTTTGGGAGACACGTACTTGACGCCAAAGATGAAAGAGTAAAGCTTGAAACCAGGAATCCTCAGGTAATAAGGAAGTGTGAGCTCATTGAATCTGCCCCATAACCTCGATAGTGCTTTCAGGGGTAAAGTAGACATGATCTGGACCTGCCTAGAAATCCAGATTGCCAGTCAGTACCGTGCCCACGCAAAGTTATCCGGTCTAACCGGACTGTCACCAGTGGCACTCAATGCATACCATGGTCCATCTGGCCTGATTCTTTGCCTCTTTTTGGGCCTTGATAGGCTGTCCGCGTCGGCATCGGCCTCATCCTTTAACCTGTCCTTTTCCCTCCTCTGTACCCTATAAAACTGCACCAGTCCTAAAAACCCAATGCCGACTCCGACCGGGATATTGTACCAGGTGATTTTCGAATTCTTCCATGCAGAGCGCAGCCTCGAGGTGAACTTGGGCCTCTTGGGGGTCTCATGGGTCGAGTAGCACCGCGAGCCACCAGCACCGCTGCCGGCACCTCCAGAGGGAAAACATGCTCGGCTCGGGGGTGGCGCGCGGGAGTAGAGATATGTCGAGCTGTACGTGTGCATCGGACGCGACCTGGCCACTAGGCGTGTACGGGCGGCTATAGTGGAAGCCATGGTTGTCCGGGAGGGCGGGGGGAGAGTACGGATTATTCGTTGTCTAGtatattaattttttttttgcgcccaCGCCCGCTACCCGTGGTGTTGCTTGCGGGAAATTGGCACAATCGCGTGATAAAGGGGAACACCCTGGTCGTTTATGCTAACGTTGTCGCTTGGGCCATCCCCGGAAAATCTGAATGACGTCTAGGTCGTTCTAGGTGGCACCGTGCCTGCGGATTGATTGATTTGCCGATGCGCTCTCTCGCACGTGATTCGCTTTGAGGTTGCGGTCGAGCAATTGGTATCGAAGTTTGAGGATTTTTACGGTACTGATCAGACAGTCGATAGAATTTGCCTCACAATTTACAACGTCACCTGAATGCGTTTTTATCTCAGTCGAGGTGTTGAGATGACAATTGAAAAGCTTGCCTTAGTGCCGATGGTAAAAGTGGATCAAGCTCAGGGACCGCAGTCatggcaggtaggtaggtacctaggtatataCGTGGTACGTAGTATGGTGCGGTACTGAGGTAAACTTTAGTTATGCAGCTAGCAAGCATTAGCATACATGTCATGTCAGTATTCCCTCTGACTATGCGGTTTCATGATGCACTGTTCAATACAATAAATCCCACAGACAGTCAGGCTTGTTGTCAGTAACTTGAGTTTCATACGTTGTAAGCTATTGTAACCATATGTATTCATTTAATTATCTCTTGAACTTAGATGCCCATGTACCTACatcggtaggtaggtaaatacagagaaTTATGGAAAGGCGCAGAAAGTACTGTTGCGTCCCGTTCTCGGAAGGATGATAACGATGCGACCAACCAGCGCCGAGTAATCCGAACCCCCGCCTGTCAGTATCAGGTTTGAAAGACGCAGGCAGTCACCCAGCGGGACAGACGGGACGCTCCAATTAATCTAGCTCCGTCTGGCCACCTTGCTGGATGAAAGTCAAACCATGCAAGAAACGGTTCAATCTGTACCTTCAACGGCTAAAAATAATCAATCCAAGCCACATCgaccttttttcttcttcgttaTTCTCTTCATCGCAGTCTGTGTTTGTTTTTGTCTACCGTAACTCTATTGATACCTCTTCTCGTCTATCTCTTTCCAGTCCTTTCATCTTGCCTGCAATTCTGGACTGGACTACCACACGTTGCTACCGCATAAATCGACGTCATCCGCTGCCTGGTTCTCTCATATGGTCACCAATCCCTCCGACCTTTCTTGGTCCCATATTGTCCACCAAAGCTGACCGACCCTGGTCAACGCCGCCATCCCGTGAATTCACAGTTTGACTGTATCGACACCGGGTCTTTTGGGCTGCACCCACCGGCGCGTGTGCGCCTTCCAATAATCATGGCCAACAATTCAGATGCCACCACCGTGACCCTCGACATCGTTTCGCCGTCCGTCGGTGTGCCCGCCCCGCTCACATTTCCGGACCTACCGGCGCACACAACCATTGCCCAGTTACAGGACAAGATTCGCATGAACTTAA
The Pyricularia oryzae 70-15 chromosome 1, whole genome shotgun sequence DNA segment above includes these coding regions:
- a CDS encoding phosphatidylserine decarboxylase proenzyme 1, whose amino-acid sequence is MASTIAARTRLVARSRPMHTYSSTYLYSRAPPPSRACFPSGGAGSGAGGSRCYSTHETPKRPKFTSRLRSAWKNSKITWYNIPVGVGIGFLGLVQFYRVQRREKDRLKDEADADADSLSRPKKRQRIRPDGPWQVQIMSTLPLKALSRLWGRFNELTLPYYLRIPGFKLYSFIFGVNLDEIEEQDLHNFPNLASFFYRTLKPGARVLDPNPLALLSPSDGRVLQYGQIEGGDIEQVKGMTYSIDALLGETTPSRPGSLASSGTSTPNPAQDDEIVKQDEEFARVNGISYTLPNLLSGPSSKSNKTDQDLEDQSVTPSPASVSQVRADLELGEKPWWSLLAEQRRTKLYYAVIYLAPGDYHRFHSPTNWVVERRRHFAGELYSVSPYLQRTLPGLFTLNERVVLLGRWRYGFFSYVPVGATNVGSIKINFDRELRTNSLTTDTAADRAAEEAARRGEPYSGYAEATYENASRVLHGHALRRGEEMGGFQLGSTVVLVFEAPAPRMEGGQVQDGFVWAVEKGQTVKMGQALGRVVDDL